Proteins from a genomic interval of Neisseria arctica:
- a CDS encoding helicase HerA-like domain-containing protein — MSAFPIARAGESTLEIQGKMANRHGLIAGATGTGKTVTLRRMAEAFSLSGVPVFLVDVKGDLSGISNAGSNSGKVGERVAEFGLGEQWLQGFPVRFWDVFGETGIPLRVTISEMGPMLLARLMNLNDTQEGLLNLVFRVADDNGWHLIDLKDLRGLLKHVSDNAAQYRSQYGNVSPASVGAIQRQLLTLENEGAANLFGEPALNLEDWMQTEGSQGVINILNSEKLMRSPRMYSAFLLWMLAELFETLPEVGDLAQPKFVMFFDEAHLLFDNAPAALVEQIEQVVRLIRSKGVGVYFVTQNPLDLPDTILGQLGNRVQHALRAFTPRDQKAVKAAAETFRTNPNVNVVEAIAELGVGEALVSFLDEKGMPMPVERALVLPPQSSLTPLTVTERDSKCESDILYRHYKDMVDNYSAYEALAELEAKQNEAVIAESTAKEQSAVQKADEAEPQKNGVVGGLLGGLFGSRKKANQGIAYDLADSVGNQINKQVTRAISRSVMGVIKNMLK; from the coding sequence ATGTCTGCCTTTCCCATTGCTCGTGCCGGTGAGTCAACGCTTGAGATTCAAGGAAAAATGGCTAACCGGCATGGTTTGATTGCCGGCGCGACCGGTACCGGTAAAACGGTTACCTTGCGCCGTATGGCCGAAGCGTTCAGTTTGTCTGGCGTGCCAGTGTTTTTGGTTGATGTAAAGGGCGACTTGTCGGGTATTTCTAATGCAGGCAGCAATAGCGGTAAAGTCGGAGAGCGTGTGGCAGAGTTTGGTTTAGGGGAGCAATGGCTGCAAGGTTTCCCTGTGCGCTTTTGGGATGTATTCGGCGAAACCGGTATCCCGCTGCGTGTTACTATTTCTGAAATGGGGCCGATGCTTCTGGCGCGTTTGATGAATTTGAATGACACCCAAGAAGGCTTGTTGAATTTGGTTTTTAGGGTGGCAGATGACAATGGTTGGCACTTAATTGATTTAAAAGATTTGCGTGGCCTGCTGAAGCATGTATCAGATAATGCGGCACAATACCGAAGCCAATACGGTAATGTATCCCCTGCGAGTGTAGGAGCCATTCAGCGTCAGCTTCTGACTTTGGAAAATGAAGGAGCTGCAAATCTCTTCGGTGAGCCGGCATTGAATTTAGAAGATTGGATGCAAACCGAGGGAAGCCAAGGTGTGATTAATATCCTTAATTCTGAAAAATTGATGCGCAGTCCGAGGATGTATAGCGCATTCTTATTGTGGATGTTGGCTGAATTATTCGAAACCTTGCCCGAAGTCGGTGATTTGGCACAGCCTAAGTTTGTTATGTTTTTTGATGAAGCCCATTTGCTCTTTGACAATGCTCCTGCCGCTTTGGTAGAGCAAATTGAACAAGTGGTTCGTTTGATTCGTTCAAAAGGCGTCGGTGTATATTTCGTTACCCAAAACCCGCTTGACTTACCTGATACGATTTTGGGTCAGTTGGGTAACCGTGTACAGCATGCTTTGCGCGCATTCACTCCGCGTGATCAGAAAGCAGTAAAGGCAGCTGCAGAAACTTTCCGTACCAACCCCAATGTGAATGTGGTAGAGGCAATTGCAGAGCTTGGCGTAGGGGAGGCTTTGGTCTCATTCTTAGATGAAAAGGGTATGCCTATGCCGGTTGAGCGTGCGTTGGTATTGCCTCCGCAGTCGAGTTTGACCCCGCTAACTGTTACCGAACGCGACAGTAAATGTGAAAGCGATATTCTGTATAGGCATTATAAAGATATGGTTGATAATTATTCTGCCTATGAGGCATTGGCAGAGTTGGAAGCCAAGCAAAATGAAGCGGTTATTGCGGAAAGTACTGCGAAAGAGCAGTCTGCTGTACAGAAAGCTGATGAAGCCGAACCACAAAAAAACGGTGTTGTAGGAGGGCTTTTAGGCGGTTTGTTTGGTAGTCGCAAAAAAGCCAATCAAGGTATCGCTTATGATTTGGCGGATTCGGTTGGTAACCAGATTAACAAACAGGTTACCCGTGCAATT